Proteins encoded in a region of the Cyanobacterium stanieri LEGE 03274 genome:
- a CDS encoding glycosyltransferase family 2 protein, whose translation MLFYVITNREKCTLISNIDNLNSLLDNCANSDWLFCYPYEINSALKNKLIYCLEHQWYDNKNIDLLWLTVQNYDFPHLTAQQLSKDDVSWVGKVSLIKKILETDRSILENNYRLLNYLIEHKTLFQADLIQSKLNKNNIVYHKNILAIVPHYECNEWLDYCLFSLINQSVKLTDIVVVDDQSSKMPKNISANYPQVTLLKSKHKIGPYQIIQSVINDSDYDYYMFQDADDWSMIDRLRVSIELMDKMGADMVGTQEYRVDDINHTLTPVVYPLNVNKALQEKPGHPLLHPTSLIKRSAFLRVNGFANALLYGADTEFLLRSHFHLKIYNSPEFGYFRRKRHNSLTTSPTTGLGTPEREKLLNTLKAIAYNNYQIVKQGKIPSTTPLVSKPCVKFEKVP comes from the coding sequence ATGTTATTTTATGTTATTACAAATAGGGAGAAGTGTACTTTAATTAGTAATATAGATAATTTAAATAGTTTATTGGATAATTGCGCTAATAGTGATTGGCTTTTTTGCTATCCTTATGAGATTAATTCTGCTTTAAAAAATAAATTAATTTATTGTCTTGAACATCAATGGTATGACAATAAAAATATTGATTTATTATGGTTGACAGTGCAAAATTATGATTTTCCTCATCTTACGGCGCAACAGTTATCAAAAGATGATGTAAGTTGGGTTGGGAAAGTTAGTTTGATAAAAAAAATATTAGAAACAGATAGAAGTATTTTAGAAAATAATTATCGATTACTTAATTATTTAATTGAACATAAAACATTGTTTCAGGCTGATTTAATACAATCAAAATTAAATAAGAATAATATAGTTTATCATAAAAATATATTAGCAATTGTTCCCCATTATGAATGTAATGAATGGTTAGATTATTGTTTATTTAGTTTAATAAATCAAAGTGTTAAGTTAACCGATATAGTAGTAGTAGATGATCAATCTAGTAAAATGCCAAAAAATATTAGTGCTAATTATCCTCAAGTAACTTTATTAAAAAGTAAGCATAAAATAGGGCCTTATCAAATTATTCAATCAGTTATTAATGATAGTGATTATGACTATTATATGTTTCAGGATGCTGATGATTGGTCTATGATCGATCGCCTCAGGGTTAGTATAGAATTAATGGATAAAATGGGTGCAGATATGGTAGGCACTCAAGAATATCGTGTGGATGACATTAACCATACTCTTACCCCCGTGGTATATCCTTTAAATGTAAATAAGGCATTACAAGAAAAACCAGGGCATCCTTTATTACACCCCACTTCTTTAATTAAACGTTCGGCTTTTTTGCGGGTAAATGGTTTTGCCAATGCCCTTTTATATGGTGCTGATACGGAGTTTTTGCTACGATCGCACTTTCACCTTAAAATCTATAATAGTCCTGAATTTGGCTATTTTAGACGCAAAAGACATAATTCCCTAACCACCTCCCCCACTACAGGATTAGGCACTCCTGAGCGAGAAAAATTATTAAACACCCTAAAGGCGATCGCCTATAATAATTATCAGATCGTTAAACAAGGAAAAATACCCTCTACCACTCCCCTTGTTAGTAAACCCTGTGTAAAATTTGAAAAAGTACCTTGA